In the genome of Devosia rhizoryzae, the window GACGGAAGCGGCGACCGCGGCATTCGATCGGATGATTGAAGCCGGGGTCATGCTGATCAGCCAGACCGTGCTTTTGCGCGGCATCAATGACAGTGTCGAAACGCTGGCGGCGCTGATGCGCGGCTTCGTCGAAAACCGCATTCGGCCCTATTACCTGCACCACCCCGACCTCGCGCCGGGCACGGCGCATTTCCGCCTCGGCATCGAGGAAGGGCAGGCATTGGTGTCAGCGCTGCGCGGACGCATATCGGGCCTCTGCCAGCCCGTCTACGTGCTCGACATTCCGGGGGGCCACGGAAAGGCGCCGATCAACGCCGCCAATATCAGTGGCGGCGATGGCTGTTTTACGGTGCGCGACTGGCAGGGCGGCGAGCACCGTTACCCGCCAACGGATTAGTCGGATGAACCGCTGAGCCCGCCGACGCGATTGCCGAAGCCGGGCTTGACGTCTTCGCCGTTGAATTCGGCATCGGCGGCCTCGTTCACGTCCTGGATGGTTTCGGCTTCTTCCGGCTTGCTCGAGGGCACGGTACCGCCCTTGTTGAACTCGCGGTTGGCCTCTTCATTGGCTTCGGTGGTCTCGTTGCGGTCGGTCATGGGCAACTCCTCTGCTGACCAGGCCAACGAATGCGCCTTTGGCGGGTTGCTTTATGACAGTGCCCGCCCTGCCGGAAAAATGCCGGACATGACGACGAAGCCCGGCACGCGGCGGACGCGGTCGGTCCAGCGGCGGAGGGCTGGGTAGTCCTGGCGGGCGATGCCGCCTTCTTCCGAAAGCATGACATAGGGGAAGCAGGCTATGTCGGCGGTGGTGGGATGCGCGGGTGAACAGAGCCAGTCGCGGCCCTGTTTTTCGCCGAACCACAGATGCTCGTCCATCAGCCGGAAGATCCGGTGCGCTTCGCGCTGGGCGCGGGGGATGTCGTAGTCATGGCCATAGCTCAGCGCCAGCCGGGCAGCGGCGGAGCTGCCGGTAATGCCATCGGCCACGCCGTGCCAGCGCAGAACTTCGGCGGTGACGGCCGGATCATCCGGAAACCATTGGCCGCTGGGGTCATACTTCTTGGCGAGGTAGGCGAGGATGGCGCCGCTATCGGCGAGCACCAGATCGTCGTCCTTGAGCACCGGCAGCTGGCCAAAAGGATTGAGGCGCAAGAACCAGTCGGCCCGGTTCTCGCGACCCGGAAAATAGTCGACCGGAACGATGTCATAGGACAGGTCGAGGATGCTCATCAGCAAGCGCAGCTTGTAGCAATTGCCGGAGAGTTCGAAGTCGTAAAGGGTGATCATAACGCCGCCTTTTAGACCTCATGGTGAGCTTGTCGAACCACGAGGTCGGGTATGCAAATCGTGCCACGACCTCGTCCTTCGACAGGCTCAGGATGAGGTCTACTGAAACTAGATGTCGAGAACCAGCCGCTCGCCCTTGGCGCGGCTGACGCAGGTCATGATGCAGGTGTTGGAGGCTTTCTCGGTCTTGTTGAGATAAACGTCCTGGTGGTCGACTTCGCCTTCGATGACGCCGGTGAGGCAGGTGCCGCAGGCGCCCTGTTCGCAGGAAGAAGCGACGGTCAGCCCGTTGTCGCGCATGGTTTCAAGGATGGTCTTGCCGGCGGGGACATGGAGCGTCATGGCCGAGCGGGCCAGTTCCACATCGAAGGCCGAGGAGGCGTCGACCGGCTTGGTGTTTTGGAAATATTCGAAGTGGATCGCCTCGTCGGGCCAGCCGAGAGCGGTTGCCGTTTCCTGCACCATTTCGAGCATCGAGCCGGGGCCGCAGATGTAGACGTGGTTGGCGAATTGATAGGGGCCGAGAAGTTCGGTGACCTTGGCTTTGACCAGCTCACGGCCGAGCCCGACATGGGTATCGACGCTGCCGTGCAAAACCTCGAGCTCGCTTTGGAACGCGACGGTGTCGCCGCTGCGGACGAAGTAGTGGAGCTCGTAGGGCAGGCTGGACTTGTCGAGAAAGCGCGCCATGGAAAGGAGCGGCGTGATGCCGATGCCGCCGGCGATCAGCAGCGTGCGGGTCGCGTCGCGGCGGAGGGGGAAATTGTTGCGTGGCTCGGAAATGGCGAGCACGTCGCCTTCGCGCACGGTCTCGACAAGAACCTTGGAGCCGCCCTTGGAGGCGCCCTCCTGCTTGACGCCGATGACGTAGCTTAGAAGATCGCCGGGTCCGTTGGTGATCGAATATTGGCGAACGAGACCATTGGGCAGGTGGACGTCGATATGGGCGCCGGGCTGGAAGGTCGGCAGGTGCTTGCCGTCGCGATCGGCAAGTTCGAAGCCGATCACGCCATCGCCCGACTGCCACTTGCGCTTGACCACGACATTGAGCGTGTTGCCGCGCGGCACGGCGATGTCGGGCATGGTCGAGAGTTCGACCGAGACTTTTTCGTAAGTGGGCTCGAGCGGCTTGGGCGCGGGTTTTTTCGCGGCAGCGCGCTCCAGGCGGTCGCGCAGCTTGCTCAGCATTTCATTGTAGTGCCGTAGCGCCGTAATCTCGTCAGCGGGCTTTTCGGGCAGGAGGCCGCGGATCACGGAGCGGTCGGCATCGACGGGCTGGACGAAGAAGATGGCGCTGCCGAGCTTCACCGCGAGGTTGGGCAAGATGTCGGCGGGCTGATCGTCGGGAGCAAGGCGCATCAGGCCGGCGACAACATCGTCGGGCGTCGCCGCCACAGGCATTGGGCGCAGGGCGAACCAGTTGTGACCTTCGGAACCCTCGAACGGCGCGAAGGGCTGGTCGTCATTGGCGGCGGACCAGATCAGGCCGAAGGCTTCGCGCACCGGGTATTTGCGGTTCTCAATGCGGCGGGCCGGGGCGTCGGCCGGGTGGGCGGGGATATAGGTGCAGCCGGCGGAGCGATTGGCATAGCGCCAGCCGTGATACTGGCACTTGAGCTCCTGGCCTTCATTGATGCCGATGGAAAGACGCACACCGCGATGAAGGCAGCGGTTTTCCCAGACATTGACGTTGCCGTCATCGGCGCGCCAGACGGCAAGCTCGCGACCGAGCAGCTGGCCCTGATAGACGTGGCGGAACGGCAGGTCATCGCTGGAAGCG includes:
- a CDS encoding Rieske 2Fe-2S domain-containing protein, yielding MPLSLSDPAWYPIASSDDLPFRHVYQGQLLGRELAVWRADDGNVNVWENRCLHRGVRLSIGINEGQELKCQYHGWRYANRSAGCTYIPAHPADAPARRIENRKYPVREAFGLIWSAANDDQPFAPFEGSEGHNWFALRPMPVAATPDDVVAGLMRLAPDDQPADILPNLAVKLGSAIFFVQPVDADRSVIRGLLPEKPADEITALRHYNEMLSKLRDRLERAAAKKPAPKPLEPTYEKVSVELSTMPDIAVPRGNTLNVVVKRKWQSGDGVIGFELADRDGKHLPTFQPGAHIDVHLPNGLVRQYSITNGPGDLLSYVIGVKQEGASKGGSKVLVETVREGDVLAISEPRNNFPLRRDATRTLLIAGGIGITPLLSMARFLDKSSLPYELHYFVRSGDTVAFQSELEVLHGSVDTHVGLGRELVKAKVTELLGPYQFANHVYICGPGSMLEMVQETATALGWPDEAIHFEYFQNTKPVDASSAFDVELARSAMTLHVPAGKTILETMRDNGLTVASSCEQGACGTCLTGVIEGEVDHQDVYLNKTEKASNTCIMTCVSRAKGERLVLDI
- a CDS encoding glutathione S-transferase family protein, with the translated sequence MITLYDFELSGNCYKLRLLMSILDLSYDIVPVDYFPGRENRADWFLRLNPFGQLPVLKDDDLVLADSGAILAYLAKKYDPSGQWFPDDPAVTAEVLRWHGVADGITGSSAAARLALSYGHDYDIPRAQREAHRIFRLMDEHLWFGEKQGRDWLCSPAHPTTADIACFPYVMLSEEGGIARQDYPALRRWTDRVRRVPGFVVMSGIFPAGRALS